In Virgibacillus sp. NKC19-16, a single genomic region encodes these proteins:
- a CDS encoding FIMAH domain-containing protein, with product MALTINPLTGLASQDGDNKKSSDDHFMTYEELGQKLNEIEEASAGKVEVEVIGHSREGREIYTARVGTGDQVLLINSNIHGNEKSGPEALMQMFETLGTSDSSFAQAVRDGVTIVAIPRLNVDGAEITQRQNIFSWDDVIATYPQLEGADPAWYYSERNGGFDINRDFNPDLNYEPVLEDLPGTGADPGFFLTNESQILRDLYLDLKDEFGEVEAFVDLHHMGTPELNETGEDVTIAIDYPPLGPDDSSKYDDWPKLDQDKSKRYSLAAALGVKEFSDSEETGVARYLHPEERDLPGQARSSFALNGTATVLFEMPGQQPEYGYDQQLIDRVENGLWGIVTRMADNSIDDLNGDDFLNLPKYWTSNLSDTETLIDRFFKEGEFETEDAVRSLKVHLAAISHYAENEKADKVVKHIRSFKSLLDHQENEELISEKAYDRLTDDADYLIGRWQ from the coding sequence TTGGCACTGACTATAAACCCACTTACTGGTTTAGCAAGTCAAGACGGAGATAATAAGAAAAGCTCGGATGACCATTTTATGACCTATGAGGAACTAGGCCAAAAACTGAATGAAATTGAGGAGGCCAGTGCCGGAAAGGTTGAAGTCGAGGTTATCGGTCATTCACGCGAAGGACGTGAAATCTACACTGCTCGTGTGGGGACGGGCGACCAAGTGTTGCTGATCAACTCTAATATACACGGTAATGAGAAGAGTGGCCCTGAAGCACTTATGCAAATGTTCGAGACTCTTGGAACTAGCGATAGCTCCTTTGCCCAAGCAGTTCGTGATGGGGTTACAATAGTTGCTATTCCTCGGCTTAATGTTGATGGTGCCGAGATAACTCAACGGCAAAACATTTTCTCTTGGGATGATGTCATAGCGACTTACCCACAACTCGAAGGTGCTGATCCCGCCTGGTACTATAGTGAAAGGAACGGCGGTTTTGACATCAACCGGGATTTTAACCCGGATTTGAACTACGAACCTGTGCTGGAGGATTTACCTGGTACGGGTGCTGACCCTGGTTTTTTTCTAACAAATGAATCCCAAATCCTTAGAGATCTTTATCTGGATTTGAAGGATGAGTTCGGGGAAGTGGAAGCTTTTGTCGACCTTCATCACATGGGAACTCCTGAGCTCAATGAAACTGGTGAGGATGTCACAATTGCAATAGACTATCCCCCACTGGGACCAGATGATAGCTCCAAATACGATGATTGGCCAAAATTGGATCAAGACAAATCCAAACGCTACTCGTTGGCTGCTGCCCTTGGTGTAAAGGAATTTTCAGACAGTGAGGAGACCGGTGTGGCTCGTTATTTACACCCAGAGGAGCGCGATTTGCCTGGTCAGGCTAGGTCTTCATTTGCTCTCAATGGAACCGCAACGGTTCTTTTTGAAATGCCTGGACAACAACCTGAATATGGATATGATCAGCAATTGATAGATCGCGTGGAGAACGGGTTATGGGGTATTGTCACCCGTATGGCGGATAACTCGATTGATGACCTTAACGGTGATGATTTCTTGAACCTGCCTAAGTATTGGACTTCAAATCTATCTGATACGGAAACACTCATTGATCGTTTCTTCAAAGAAGGAGAGTTCGAAACTGAGGATGCCGTTCGTTCCTTAAAGGTACATTTAGCCGCAATAAGCCATTACGCAGAAAATGAAAAAGCTGACAAAGTAGTTAAACATATTAGGAGCTTTAAGTCTTTACTTGATCACCAGGAAAATGAAGAATTAATTTCGGAAAAGGCGTATGACAGGCTAACGGATGACGCTGATTATTTAATTGGAAGGTGGCAGTAA
- the ggt gene encoding gamma-glutamyltransferase, translated as MVKNKSIILSIFMSLLLIINILTPAGLTASAQGIKDEQTAEGDYGMVVTSHPLASEVGADVLKEGGNAVDAAVAIQFALNVNEPMMSGIGGGGFLMYYDAETEEVSAINSRERAPAGATPDMFLDEDGNVIPFQERVRSGKSVGVPGTLKGLETALDQWGTRSMDELLEPSIEMAEEGVEVNWVLADDIASNEEKLSNTAASEVFLPDGDPLEEGELLVQEDLADTFRLISEQGTDAFYDGEIGEALAEEVEKRDGSMTADDLSNYDVTHEAPVWGDYRGYDIASMAPPSSGGLTLLQMLEMFEQMDLTQYGVQSAEKYHHMAEVMHLAYADRGAYMGDPEFVDVPAEGLLHPDYIDSRVELIDPNQANDNVQPGNPWDYQEGEPSEVSEKVNDKTDGETTHFTVADSEGNLVSYTTTIEQVFGSGIMVPDYGIMLNNELTDFDAVPGGANEVQPNKRPLSSMTPTIVLEDGEPFMTVGSPGGTTIITSVLQTIVNVIGYDMELKDAIEEPRIYSNEYPSIRWESGIPTDVREQLEQMGHEWESNPGEIGNVNSLLLDLESGHYMGAADSSREGKAIGISSGDLPPNESTVAYLQYLVDELKDDGEFNDEGAIRHVETHLAALEHYENTDNMDKAIEHLDGFKLLVEYQNDNGLISDDAYEELMAAADVLLEEWE; from the coding sequence ATTGTGAAGAATAAATCTATAATATTATCAATCTTTATGTCACTGTTACTAATCATCAATATTTTGACACCAGCAGGATTAACTGCTAGTGCACAGGGCATAAAAGATGAACAAACGGCAGAGGGCGACTACGGTATGGTCGTGACCTCACATCCATTAGCCTCTGAGGTTGGAGCAGATGTGTTAAAGGAAGGCGGCAATGCCGTTGATGCGGCTGTTGCGATTCAATTTGCCTTAAATGTTAATGAACCAATGATGTCTGGAATCGGCGGTGGTGGCTTTCTGATGTACTATGATGCCGAGACGGAAGAAGTGTCGGCCATTAACAGCAGGGAGCGGGCCCCAGCAGGCGCAACGCCCGATATGTTTCTTGATGAAGACGGTAATGTGATTCCTTTTCAGGAACGGGTCCGCAGTGGTAAATCAGTTGGTGTACCAGGAACACTAAAAGGCCTTGAAACCGCTCTTGATCAATGGGGCACACGTTCCATGGACGAGCTACTGGAACCTTCCATTGAAATGGCGGAAGAAGGAGTTGAAGTGAACTGGGTGCTTGCTGACGACATTGCTAGTAATGAGGAAAAACTGTCAAATACGGCAGCAAGTGAAGTTTTCCTGCCTGATGGCGACCCATTAGAAGAGGGTGAACTGCTTGTTCAAGAGGATTTGGCTGATACGTTCAGGCTGATTAGCGAGCAGGGGACCGATGCGTTTTACGATGGAGAAATTGGTGAAGCGCTTGCCGAAGAGGTCGAAAAACGTGATGGCAGTATGACAGCGGATGATCTCAGCAACTATGATGTGACCCATGAAGCTCCGGTATGGGGTGATTACAGGGGATATGATATCGCATCCATGGCCCCGCCAAGTTCCGGCGGTCTGACCTTGCTGCAAATGCTGGAAATGTTTGAACAAATGGACCTGACACAATATGGCGTTCAATCAGCTGAAAAATATCATCATATGGCCGAAGTGATGCACCTCGCCTATGCGGATAGAGGTGCCTATATGGGCGATCCTGAATTTGTCGATGTACCAGCTGAAGGGCTGCTTCATCCTGATTATATTGATAGCAGGGTTGAATTGATTGATCCAAATCAGGCAAATGATAATGTTCAGCCAGGAAACCCTTGGGATTACCAGGAAGGAGAGCCATCTGAGGTAAGTGAAAAAGTTAATGACAAAACAGATGGCGAAACAACACATTTTACTGTTGCTGATAGTGAAGGGAATCTTGTTTCCTATACAACAACGATTGAACAAGTATTCGGATCAGGGATAATGGTACCAGATTACGGCATTATGCTGAATAATGAATTAACGGATTTTGACGCGGTTCCAGGCGGGGCAAATGAAGTTCAGCCAAACAAGCGTCCGTTAAGCAGCATGACACCGACGATTGTTTTAGAAGATGGTGAACCTTTCATGACAGTTGGCTCACCGGGTGGAACTACCATTATCACATCCGTCTTGCAAACGATTGTCAATGTGATTGGGTATGATATGGAGCTTAAGGATGCCATTGAAGAACCAAGAATCTATAGCAATGAATATCCGAGTATCCGCTGGGAGTCAGGCATACCGACAGATGTTAGGGAGCAACTCGAGCAAATGGGGCATGAATGGGAATCAAACCCAGGTGAAATCGGAAACGTCAACAGTTTATTACTCGACCTTGAAAGTGGGCATTACATGGGTGCCGCAGATTCGAGTAGAGAAGGAAAAGCTATAGGTATTTCATCCGGTGATTTGCCACCGAACGAGTCAACCGTTGCCTATTTGCAATATCTAGTGGATGAATTAAAAGATGACGGCGAATTTAATGATGAAGGCGCCATCCGTCATGTGGAAACTCACTTAGCGGCGCTAGAACACTATGAAAATACAGATAACATGGATAAAGCAATAGAACATCTGGATGGATTTAAGTTGCTGGTTGAGTATCAGAACGATAATGGATTGATTTCGGATGATGCTTATGAGGAGTTGATGGCGGCTGCTGATGTTTTATTGGAGGAATGGGAGTAG
- the dacB gene encoding D-alanyl-D-alanine carboxypeptidase/D-alanyl-D-alanine endopeptidase, whose amino-acid sequence MRAKRLIPFLLIAVMLLILPLMQQGNNVLVKASQEETGNLEEKIDEVLDDARLDGAVTGVSVRSAETGEVIYEENGDIRLHPASNMKLLSGAAAMETLGPDYRFSTEVWTDGNVQGSALHGDLYLKGKGDPTLMKEDLDQFAQDLKEQGIDQIRGDLVGDDTWYDDVRLSQDLNWSDEPFYTGAQISALTLAPDTDYDAGTVVVEVMASEEAGGQAEVKVTPETDYVNIINNTEMVVSSEDKDISIQRQHGNNEIVIEGEMPVDGSNSKSWVSIWEPTGYAMDVFKKSLEEQGIQMIGDSSVTFGPTPEDADLLVEKQSQPIEDIYTRFMKLSNNGHGEVLVKEMGKVLEGEGSWDAGLDVLEETVADFGMNTDTMLLRDGSGMSHKNMIPANEFTEMLYGIQDESWYPAFEESLPVAGHPERFVGGTLRYRMTEAPAKDNVLAKTGSLTGVSALSGYVTTADEEKLTFSIMFNNYLASSVKGIEDEIATVLAKHGEEDSQPEEPEEPTVADLQNLVGELAEGEEFVDERAVRQAEMHLNALVQYENTMDKAIKHLNGFRTLIEHQKDNDMISEMAHEALMAASDNLLEQWQ is encoded by the coding sequence ATGCGGGCAAAACGACTAATTCCCTTTCTGCTGATCGCTGTGATGCTTTTGATCCTGCCACTGATGCAGCAGGGAAACAACGTGTTGGTAAAAGCCTCCCAGGAGGAAACTGGCAATCTAGAGGAGAAGATTGATGAGGTGTTGGATGACGCGCGGCTGGACGGTGCGGTTACTGGTGTCAGTGTGCGGAGTGCGGAAACGGGCGAGGTGATTTATGAAGAAAATGGCGACATTCGGCTGCACCCGGCCTCCAATATGAAACTGTTGAGTGGAGCGGCTGCAATGGAAACCCTTGGTCCGGATTATCGGTTTTCCACAGAGGTATGGACTGATGGCAATGTGCAGGGATCGGCACTACACGGCGACCTTTATCTGAAAGGGAAAGGCGACCCGACGCTGATGAAAGAAGACCTTGATCAGTTTGCCCAAGATCTGAAGGAGCAGGGAATTGATCAGATTAGAGGGGATCTCGTGGGAGACGACACCTGGTATGACGATGTCCGTCTTTCGCAGGATCTCAACTGGTCGGATGAGCCGTTCTACACTGGCGCACAAATCTCCGCCCTCACCCTTGCCCCAGACACCGATTATGATGCCGGCACTGTCGTAGTAGAGGTCATGGCATCAGAAGAAGCGGGCGGACAAGCAGAGGTGAAAGTCACACCGGAGACGGATTATGTCAATATCATAAACAACACGGAAATGGTGGTATCCTCAGAGGATAAAGATATTTCCATCCAACGGCAGCATGGAAACAACGAAATTGTAATTGAAGGAGAGATGCCAGTTGATGGATCGAACTCCAAATCATGGGTATCCATATGGGAGCCAACCGGGTATGCGATGGATGTGTTTAAAAAATCCCTGGAGGAACAGGGTATCCAAATGATTGGTGATTCATCCGTCACATTTGGCCCGACACCGGAGGATGCAGACCTGTTAGTAGAAAAACAGTCCCAGCCAATCGAGGACATCTACACCCGGTTTATGAAACTGAGCAATAACGGGCATGGTGAAGTGCTAGTAAAAGAAATGGGCAAAGTGCTGGAAGGGGAAGGAAGCTGGGATGCTGGGCTGGACGTGCTTGAGGAAACGGTGGCAGACTTTGGTATGAACACCGATACGATGCTCCTCCGCGATGGTTCTGGCATGTCGCATAAAAACATGATCCCGGCCAACGAGTTTACCGAAATGCTGTACGGGATTCAAGACGAGAGCTGGTACCCGGCATTTGAAGAATCCCTGCCAGTCGCCGGCCATCCAGAACGTTTCGTCGGCGGTACACTAAGATACCGGATGACCGAAGCCCCTGCTAAAGATAACGTATTGGCGAAAACAGGCTCGCTGACCGGCGTATCCGCTTTGTCCGGCTATGTCACTACAGCGGATGAAGAAAAGCTGACCTTCTCAATTATGTTTAATAATTACCTGGCATCATCGGTGAAGGGTATTGAGGATGAGATTGCGACAGTACTGGCAAAGCATGGAGAGGAAGATTCACAGCCGGAGGAGCCAGAAGAGCCAACAGTTGCGGATTTGCAAAATCTTGTTGGTGAATTGGCTGAAGGGGAAGAATTCGTCGACGAGCGAGCAGTACGCCAGGCAGAAATGCATTTAAATGCACTTGTTCAATATGAAAACACCATGGACAAAGCGATTAAACATCTAAACGGATTTAGGACACTGATTGAACATCAGAAGGATAACGACATGATTTCTGAGATGGCTCACGAAGCATTAATGGCTGCATCTGATAATTTATTGGAGCAATGGCAGTAG
- a CDS encoding serine hydrolase domain-containing protein, giving the protein MKYRLISVTLTCLLFASLFQAGAGKAGAATPLVQPGPASSVQMLQQPLDEIDGVIEQGITDRYMPGAVTLVARSGTIVKEDAYGYAARYLDDDFTEMENPVEMQTDTIFDLASITKVFTATAAMHLYEQGAFNLDDPVAEYIPEFAQNGKSDVTIRQLLTHTSGFPAWIPLYQTTDSREEAYAEVFSTALEHEPGTHYGYSDLNMITIGALIEQISGKRLDQYIQTYITEPLGMANTMFNPPESLKNRIAATEYQPQTEREIVWGEVHDENAWAMDGIAGHAGLFSTAQDLAVFVQMILNDGQYDGTRILKTETVEKMETNQLPDFPGNAHSLAWELNQDWYMGALSEPSTLGHTGFTGTSIVISPSKDAVAILLTNKVHPTREAPSTNPLRQAVAQKTADAINAWSAHAMNELVDDFAAEDEFLSDEDVRTLQVHLTAISHYEGTGSAEKIVKHMEGFQRLLDYQRENEFISEEAYETLQKNADYLIGKWDS; this is encoded by the coding sequence ATGAAATACAGGCTCATTTCAGTAACGTTGACTTGTCTACTATTCGCTTCGTTGTTCCAGGCAGGCGCTGGAAAAGCTGGGGCTGCCACGCCCTTAGTACAGCCCGGACCGGCAAGCAGCGTGCAAATGTTGCAGCAGCCATTAGATGAAATCGATGGAGTTATTGAGCAGGGGATCACTGATAGATACATGCCGGGGGCTGTCACTTTGGTAGCCCGCTCCGGAACAATTGTTAAAGAAGATGCCTACGGATATGCGGCGCGCTATTTGGACGATGATTTTACAGAAATGGAAAACCCGGTGGAAATGCAAACCGATACGATATTTGATTTAGCTTCTATTACCAAAGTGTTTACAGCAACAGCTGCGATGCATTTATACGAACAGGGTGCATTTAATCTAGATGATCCAGTAGCGGAATACATTCCTGAATTTGCCCAAAATGGGAAATCTGATGTCACAATCAGACAATTGCTGACACACACATCCGGCTTTCCGGCGTGGATTCCGCTTTATCAAACAACGGATTCACGTGAGGAAGCTTATGCAGAAGTATTCTCGACTGCATTAGAGCACGAGCCCGGCACACATTACGGGTACAGCGACTTGAACATGATCACAATTGGGGCATTAATCGAGCAAATCTCCGGCAAACGGCTTGACCAATATATTCAAACGTATATTACCGAACCGCTTGGAATGGCCAATACGATGTTCAATCCGCCCGAATCATTAAAGAACCGTATTGCTGCAACCGAGTATCAGCCACAGACGGAGCGAGAGATTGTTTGGGGTGAGGTGCATGATGAAAACGCCTGGGCGATGGACGGAATTGCTGGTCACGCCGGTCTGTTTTCAACAGCCCAAGATTTAGCGGTATTTGTACAAATGATTCTCAATGATGGTCAATATGATGGCACACGCATTTTGAAGACGGAGACCGTGGAAAAAATGGAAACGAATCAGCTGCCTGATTTTCCTGGTAATGCGCATAGTTTAGCTTGGGAACTGAACCAGGATTGGTATATGGGGGCTTTATCTGAACCATCAACACTAGGCCATACCGGTTTTACTGGCACATCGATCGTAATTAGTCCAAGCAAAGATGCAGTAGCGATTTTACTGACAAACAAAGTCCACCCTACAAGGGAAGCACCGTCCACCAATCCGTTACGTCAGGCAGTGGCCCAGAAGACGGCTGATGCCATTAACGCATGGAGTGCTCATGCGATGAATGAACTTGTAGATGATTTTGCAGCCGAGGACGAATTTTTAAGCGATGAAGATGTCCGAACATTGCAGGTGCATCTAACCGCTATCAGTCATTATGAGGGTACGGGCTCTGCAGAAAAGATCGTGAAACATATGGAAGGCTTTCAAAGATTGCTGGATTATCAGCGGGAAAATGAATTCATTTCTGAAGAGGCCTATGAAACACTCCAAAAAAATGCGGATTATTTGATCGGAAAATGGGATAGTTAA
- a CDS encoding glycoside hydrolase family 3 N-terminal domain-containing protein: protein MKKRVQLLSYMFVFVLLLTTPITALTPSAFAGQNMKPDEERENNANQEMIQQMITQMDTEEKIGQLVMPSTHDNEQNMPNEDTKELIQEYKAGSVIIYGNRDASTTAAYNNQLQEWAAETNMGIPLFSTADLEYGVNQHVTDATAFPRQMGIAATRDLEAAEDMASVTAREMKATGFNWNYSPLADVNTNPNNPVIGVRSFGEDTELVSDMTVAQVEGYQENGVLSTPKHFPGHGDTSDDSHYDLPSVGYDRETLEEVHLPPFQAAIDAGADSIMTSHVIIEAIDPELPATLSEDVLTGLLREEMGFNGLIVTDAMSMQAIKDNWGAGEAAVMTIQAGADIVMATGSLDEQKESFEALLSAYESGELTQERVDESLERILAKKVMYGLFDNRYVDPEEATDVVNTESHKELAKNMAQDSMTLVKNDDVLPFDPESNESTFVVGPEIYNQSYYIEDIAEDVQRKTNGNVDYDVTSENPSAEEINEVVQQAEQADRVIVSTFSADELDQGQSQLVNALEETEKPVVSISLGLPYDIKEYPDVDAHIATYAIERWGSAVPVSWEAAVDVIYGANPGGKLPVTIEGHYEFGHGENYEAEIPENAEDIKTLVDQLKDEGEFESDTAPRALNRHLTAVNHYEVQEAVEKVIKHMQGFNDLLDHQQNNELISVEAYNLLQSQADMLIEKWEAFAFDSDRAMAHIRHLSEDIGPRAPGSEGEEEASEYIKAEFEKLGYNASTQTFDIPNGAQSQNVIAVKEAEGIEDPEIVYVTAHYDSVPGSPGANDNGSGTAALLELAKVTRDEPANKEIRFVAFGAEEAGLLGSEHYVSQLSDEEINRSAANFNLDMVGTDWEPASQLHVSTVDGESNTVWESVDLAAERLGLDDNRLTRHQLGRSDHVHFHNAGIDAALFIWMERGTEPGQAGIEPWYHSPEDTIDRVSPEKVQMVGDLIDSAISDIAFEQEQETEATAS from the coding sequence ATGAAGAAACGGGTTCAGCTACTAAGTTACATGTTCGTGTTCGTTCTTCTCCTTACAACGCCAATTACAGCTCTTACACCATCAGCATTTGCCGGGCAAAACATGAAACCAGATGAAGAGCGGGAGAATAACGCGAATCAAGAGATGATCCAGCAAATGATCACACAAATGGACACGGAAGAAAAAATTGGGCAGCTCGTGATGCCATCCACCCATGATAACGAACAAAACATGCCAAATGAAGACACCAAAGAACTTATTCAAGAATACAAAGCCGGATCGGTCATTATTTACGGAAATCGCGATGCTAGCACGACAGCCGCATACAATAATCAACTTCAGGAATGGGCAGCCGAAACAAATATGGGTATTCCATTATTTTCAACGGCTGACCTTGAATATGGTGTCAACCAGCATGTGACCGATGCAACTGCATTTCCTCGTCAGATGGGAATCGCTGCGACGAGAGACTTAGAGGCAGCAGAGGATATGGCAAGTGTCACTGCAAGGGAAATGAAAGCAACAGGTTTTAACTGGAATTATTCCCCCCTTGCTGATGTGAACACCAACCCGAATAACCCGGTGATCGGTGTACGATCATTTGGCGAAGATACAGAGCTTGTCTCAGACATGACGGTTGCACAAGTAGAAGGGTATCAAGAAAATGGCGTATTATCGACACCAAAACATTTTCCGGGGCATGGTGATACGAGTGACGATTCACACTACGATCTCCCTTCTGTCGGTTATGACCGAGAGACATTGGAAGAGGTTCATCTTCCACCGTTTCAAGCTGCCATCGATGCTGGAGCCGACTCGATTATGACGTCTCATGTCATCATTGAAGCTATTGATCCGGAACTTCCAGCAACATTGTCAGAAGACGTTTTAACTGGACTGCTTCGTGAAGAGATGGGTTTTAACGGACTTATTGTAACAGACGCCATGTCGATGCAAGCGATAAAAGATAATTGGGGAGCAGGGGAAGCAGCCGTGATGACCATTCAGGCTGGTGCCGATATTGTCATGGCTACCGGCTCACTTGATGAACAGAAAGAATCATTTGAAGCGCTTCTATCAGCCTATGAGTCTGGTGAACTCACGCAAGAACGCGTTGACGAATCTCTTGAGCGGATTTTAGCCAAAAAAGTCATGTATGGACTTTTTGATAATCGTTATGTTGATCCGGAAGAAGCTACAGACGTTGTGAATACGGAATCCCATAAAGAATTGGCTAAAAATATGGCACAGGACTCGATGACACTGGTGAAAAATGATGATGTATTGCCTTTTGATCCAGAATCCAATGAATCTACTTTTGTCGTTGGTCCGGAGATATACAACCAAAGTTATTATATTGAAGATATAGCTGAGGATGTTCAAAGGAAAACAAACGGGAACGTGGATTACGATGTAACATCTGAAAATCCTTCTGCTGAAGAAATTAATGAAGTTGTCCAGCAAGCTGAACAGGCAGATCGCGTCATTGTTTCAACTTTCTCGGCCGATGAACTCGATCAAGGGCAAAGTCAATTAGTAAACGCACTTGAGGAAACAGAGAAACCGGTGGTATCGATATCTTTAGGCCTTCCATATGACATCAAGGAATACCCGGATGTGGATGCACACATCGCAACATATGCGATAGAAAGATGGGGATCGGCAGTACCGGTTTCATGGGAAGCTGCTGTCGATGTCATTTATGGAGCAAACCCGGGTGGCAAACTACCGGTAACCATTGAAGGCCATTATGAATTTGGCCATGGGGAAAATTATGAAGCTGAAATACCTGAAAATGCAGAAGACATTAAAACACTTGTCGATCAGCTTAAGGACGAAGGAGAGTTCGAAAGTGATACTGCTCCACGTGCGCTGAATCGTCATTTGACCGCTGTAAACCATTATGAAGTACAAGAAGCAGTGGAAAAAGTCATCAAGCATATGCAAGGATTTAATGATTTATTAGATCATCAGCAAAATAATGAGCTGATCTCAGTTGAAGCTTATAATCTGCTGCAATCCCAAGCTGATATGTTAATTGAGAAATGGGAAGCATTTGCTTTTGATTCAGACAGGGCAATGGCCCATATTCGGCATTTGAGTGAAGACATCGGACCACGTGCTCCCGGAAGTGAGGGAGAAGAGGAAGCTTCCGAGTATATAAAAGCTGAATTTGAAAAGCTTGGGTACAACGCGTCTACACAAACATTTGATATTCCTAATGGTGCTCAATCGCAAAACGTGATAGCAGTCAAAGAAGCTGAGGGCATTGAGGACCCTGAAATTGTGTATGTCACTGCCCACTATGATAGTGTGCCGGGATCACCGGGAGCAAATGACAATGGATCGGGAACCGCCGCTCTTCTGGAACTGGCCAAGGTAACGCGGGACGAGCCGGCGAACAAAGAGATCCGTTTTGTGGCCTTTGGTGCGGAAGAGGCAGGTCTCTTAGGTTCCGAGCACTATGTCAGTCAATTATCAGATGAAGAGATTAATAGAAGTGCTGCTAATTTTAATCTGGATATGGTTGGAACAGATTGGGAGCCGGCATCCCAGCTCCATGTCAGTACGGTTGACGGGGAATCGAATACAGTTTGGGAGTCCGTCGATTTAGCCGCCGAAAGATTAGGACTCGATGACAACAGATTGACACGTCATCAATTAGGCAGATCTGATCACGTTCACTTCCATAACGCAGGAATCGATGCTGCACTCTTCATCTGGATGGAACGAGGGACAGAACCGGGCCAAGCTGGTATAGAACCTTGGTATCACTCCCCCGAAGATACCATTGACCGGGTAAGTCCTGAAAAAGTTCAAATGGTTGGTGACTTGATAGATTCTGCCATCTCTGACATTGCCTTTGAACAAGAGCAGGAGACAGAAGCTACCGCCAGTTAA
- a CDS encoding CalY family protein translates to MGIKKQLGMGVMTAALGLTLIGGGTFAYFSDSETTNNTFAAGTLDLGVEPTEVINVENIQPGDSMTRDFELQNNGTVDMNKVLLETDYSVTDAESDNVDDFGNHIQVEFLYNADQLNEVIYETTLADLRDMSPEAVNEEVFIPTLGEDGLEAGTSDDLVVEFTFVDNGEDQNEFQGDSLNLEWTFTAQQVTDDEE, encoded by the coding sequence ATGGGTATTAAAAAGCAATTAGGCATGGGCGTTATGACGGCTGCACTTGGTCTAACGTTAATAGGTGGAGGAACATTTGCATATTTCAGTGATAGTGAGACAACGAACAACACGTTTGCGGCTGGAACGCTTGATTTAGGTGTTGAACCGACGGAGGTGATTAATGTTGAAAACATTCAACCCGGTGATTCCATGACTCGCGATTTTGAACTGCAAAATAACGGTACCGTGGATATGAACAAGGTTCTCCTGGAAACGGATTATTCCGTAACGGATGCAGAAAGTGACAATGTGGATGATTTCGGAAACCATATTCAAGTAGAGTTTTTATACAATGCGGATCAGCTGAATGAAGTAATTTACGAAACAACATTGGCTGATCTGAGAGACATGTCACCTGAAGCTGTTAATGAAGAAGTATTTATTCCTACGCTTGGTGAAGATGGACTTGAAGCCGGTACCAGCGATGACCTTGTTGTCGAATTTACCTTCGTTGATAACGGAGAAGATCAGAATGAATTCCAGGGAGATTCTTTAAATCTGGAATGGACATTTACTGCACAACAAGTTACTGATGATGAAGAATAA